GGGCTTCCTCTACAGCTTCGCGGGCCAGATGAGCCGGCCCGCCGTGATGGATGGCCTGCTCGCCCTCGCCCCCCGCTCGAAGGGCTCCGTCATCGGGGGCTACGCCATGAGCAACCAGCTCGGCCACATGCTGGGCGCCGCCCTGGGCGGGGCCGTCATCGCCTGGGCGGACGTCGAGGGCCTCGGCTGGCTCGGCCTCGCCTCGGGCATCGCCAGCGCGCACATGTACGGGAAGCTGCTCCGGCCAAGGGCGGAGAGGATGGGGGAGGTGGATTGAGGGGGGATGTTCCGGCGGATCAACCATGCAGGCATGGTGAGCCGTTCCACCGTCCCGCGCCCATCCGCCATCCATACCGCTTCCAAGTTGACTTACACCGCCCAAAATGGCCTAGTTAGTGTGCGGATGGAGGAGGAGCAAGCAGATGAAGATCAAGCGGTCCTGGAAAGCGATTGTGCTGAGCGGAGCCGGGCTGGCGCTGCTGGCCGGGGTCATCGTCCTGTCCGGAAAGCCCACCCAGGGAGCGCCGGTGATGACGGTCTACAAGACCCCGGCGTGAGGGTGCTGCGGCGCGTGGGTGGTTCACCTGCGCTCGGCCGGCTTCAAGGTTGATGCGAGAAACGTATCGAGCATCTCCCTTGAGACAGCCAAGGACGAGAACGGCGTGCCGCCCGGCCTGCGGACGTGCCATACCGCCCGGGTGGGAGACTACGTGATCGAGGGCCACGTCCCGGCGGAGGTCATCCACCGGCTGCTGAGAGAGAAACCAGACGTGAAAGGCATCGGGGTGCCCGGGATGCCCGTCGGCTCCCCGGGGATGGAAGGTCCTGGCGCCCGGCTTTATACCGTCTACTCATATGATCGGGACGGCCGCACCCGGGTATACCAGCAGGTGAATCCCTAGAGCGTTGCGGGCTCCTAAAGCTTCAATCTGGAAGTCCTTTCGGCCGCGCCCACCAAAGACTCAATCCTGGAACCAGCACCCATTGGAGCAAGGGCGACACCCCTACATTCAAGAAGGGAACAATGGGCATGGGGCTGGAGTAGTTCCAAGTGCCCAGGAGATACACGTTCAGCCATTCGGCAAATATCGCCAGGACGACGCCCACGGCAATCGCCCGCCCTCCCGCGGCCCAATAGCCGGCGTCCGGCCAGCCGCTGTTCCCAGTGAGCCAAACGGCGAGCGACAAGGCGGCCAAGGCAAGTAAAGTGTCGATAATGACGCAGCGCGCGAGAAGCAGGGGAGTCTCCGAGATCAGACCCGGCATCCATCCCCGGTAAAGGGGCGCATGCAGGATTTCCCAGGCCGAGTGGCCGAACGCCGAGCTCGTGATATAGCGCCGGAGGGCGAAGCGCCGCTTCTCGGAAATCATGGTTTTCAGCCTCAGCCGCCGTTGGGGCCGGCTACAGAAAGTTGTAAACCGCCGTGTCGTGAACCCCCGCCAGCAGGAAGATCACGCCCGCCAGCCGGCGGAACGCCGCGTTCCACCGGGGCAAGCCTCGCGTCCATCCCGCCGCGAGCCCGCTTCCGAGCGTGAGGGCACCCACGGCGAGCAGGAGCGGCACCGCGGTCCCGAAGCCGAAGATGAGCGGGAAGGCGAACCCTCCCCCGCTCTTCAGGCTGAGCGGCAGCACCCAGCCGAAGAAAAGCAGGAAGAGCGTGGGACAGAAGGAGAAAGAAACCGCGAACCCCAGGAAGCCCGCGCCCCAGGCTCCATCTCCCCGGTGCATCCCTTGAAGCTTCTGGGAGAGCCTCCCGCCCACGCTGAAGCGCAGCCGGAACGCCCCCAGGAAATACAACCCCGCCAGGATGAACGCGGGGCCGAGCAGCCTCCGGTAGAAGATGACGAAGGGGACCGACCTGGCTTCGAGGGTGGAACCCAGCGCAAACGCGAGCGCGCCGAAGATCCCGTACGCCAGCATCTTCCCCCCGGTAAACAGCGCCCCCGCACGCAGGGCGAAGGCGGACTCCCCCGGCCGCTGGGCGGCGTAGGAGGCCGCGGTCAGGTTGCCCGTCATCTGGCAGGGCGAGAGCGATCCCAGCACGCCGAAGAGGAAGGCACTCAGGACGGGAACCTGGAGCGTATCGATCCACCCGTTGATCGGACCGTACAGGGAATACGCCGCCTGCGAGAGCAGGATGTACCATTGGCCGATGAGGTCCCTCATGGAACTCTTCCTTTTCCAGCTTCCCTCACGACGACAACCAAACCATCCCCGAACCCGAAGCCGTTCGGGCAAACGTCAGCGAAGGAAACGTCCGGGGTCCTTCCCGGCCTCATCCCAGAGCTTCAAGGCGTCGTCGAACGAGTAGCTCACCCAGCGCTTCCTGCCCTCGGCGTCGATGAGGACAACGGCCGGATGTCCCCGGAGGCCGTACTTCCGGAAAGCGTCCGCCGTAGGGTCCATCAGGATGACCGCCTCAATCTTTTCCGCTTTCACGAACTCCGCGACCTGGCTCCTGGCCTCCCCCACGCTGATCGCCAGGACCTGGATTCCCTTCCCGCTGGCCTCCCGGGCCAGCCGCCCGAGGGACGGCAACTGCCGTCCTCAGACGGGTCAGGTGGTCTGCCAGAAAGCGAGAAGAACAGGACTCCCGCGGAGGCCCTTGAGCGACACGGACTTGCCGCTCAGGTCCGGGAGCTGGAACCCCGGCGCCTGAGGATGATCCGGAAACAG
The DNA window shown above is from Candidatus Tectomicrobia bacterium and carries:
- a CDS encoding sulfite exporter TauE/SafE family protein; translated protein: MRDLIGQWYILLSQAAYSLYGPINGWIDTLQVPVLSAFLFGVLGSLSPCQMTGNLTAASYAAQRPGESAFALRAGALFTGGKMLAYGIFGALAFALGSTLEARSVPFVIFYRRLLGPAFILAGLYFLGAFRLRFSVGGRLSQKLQGMHRGDGAWGAGFLGFAVSFSFCPTLFLLFFGWVLPLSLKSGGGFAFPLIFGFGTAVPLLLAVGALTLGSGLAAGWTRGLPRWNAAFRRLAGVIFLLAGVHDTAVYNFL
- a CDS encoding TlpA family protein disulfide reductase, with the protein product MPSLGRLAREASGKGIQVLAISVGEARSQVAEFVKAEKIEAVILMDPTADAFRKYGLRGHPAVVLIDAEGRKRWVSYSFDDALKLWDEAGKDPGRFLR
- a CDS encoding redoxin domain-containing protein, giving the protein MLARRILLGLVFGALMLPGAAFAQSVILFPDHPQAPGFQLPDLSGKSVSLKGLRGSPVLLAFWQTT